The following coding sequences lie in one Kribbella sp. NBC_00709 genomic window:
- a CDS encoding SDR family oxidoreductase → MYDVPDQTGKLVVVTGANSGTGKEAAKRLAAAGARVVMAVRTPAKGEAAKAEILAEVPDAQLEIRRIDLADLASVQEFADKLAADESHVDLLVNNAGVMVPPTRIATKDGFELQFGSNFLGPFALTVRMLPLVLAAPAPRIATMASGAANFGSIHFDDLQWDRRYRRTAAYSQSKLADLMMSNHLAKLSADRAWGLLSVAAHPGYTRTNLQSAGAALGRERPSLLNRVGMRFNPLPKQDVEMGTEPLLFAAADPAAEAGGYYGPSGIFGLVGPTGVTKQPKAALDAGTSARLWKVAEGLTGVSLASILPK, encoded by the coding sequence ATGTATGACGTCCCCGATCAGACCGGCAAGCTCGTTGTCGTCACCGGTGCCAACAGCGGCACGGGCAAGGAGGCGGCCAAGCGCCTGGCCGCCGCCGGCGCGCGGGTGGTGATGGCGGTCCGGACCCCGGCCAAGGGCGAGGCGGCGAAGGCCGAGATCCTCGCCGAGGTCCCCGATGCCCAGCTGGAGATCCGGCGGATCGACCTGGCCGACCTGGCCTCGGTGCAGGAGTTCGCCGACAAGCTGGCCGCCGACGAGTCGCACGTCGACCTGCTCGTCAACAACGCCGGCGTGATGGTTCCGCCGACCCGCATCGCCACCAAGGACGGCTTCGAGCTGCAGTTCGGCTCCAACTTCCTCGGCCCGTTCGCGCTCACCGTGCGGATGCTGCCGCTTGTCCTCGCCGCGCCCGCGCCGCGGATCGCCACCATGGCCAGCGGTGCCGCGAACTTCGGCAGCATCCACTTCGACGACCTGCAATGGGACCGGCGGTACCGGCGCACCGCGGCGTACTCGCAGTCGAAGCTCGCCGACCTGATGATGAGCAACCACCTGGCCAAGCTCTCCGCCGACCGCGCCTGGGGCCTGCTCAGCGTCGCCGCGCACCCGGGGTACACCCGCACCAACCTGCAGAGCGCCGGCGCCGCGCTCGGCCGGGAGCGGCCGTCGCTCCTCAACCGGGTGGGCATGCGCTTCAACCCGCTTCCGAAGCAGGACGTCGAGATGGGCACCGAGCCGCTCCTGTTTGCCGCCGCTGACCCGGCCGCGGAAGCCGGTGGCTACTACGGCCCCTCCGGAATCTTCGGTCTCGTCGGACCCACCGGCGTGACCAAGCAGCCGAA
- a CDS encoding TetR/AcrR family transcriptional regulator translates to MTFQRARSAEQRAERRRAILATAAAMLAEMPVADVSLNELSRRVGLAKSNVLNYFDSREAVLLELSSTELAAWVADLDDMAGDALPELSTSERAEQLISAIVGTLAERPVLCDLISAQAGVLERNITTETALAFKRSAAESFVQMIKVVAGVLPELGEHGAGQFIATASLLAGAIWSHSHPVPAILAAYEADPALDAIRMNFEPALTESLRTLLYGALPRLTE, encoded by the coding sequence ATGACTTTCCAGCGCGCCCGGAGCGCGGAACAGCGAGCTGAGCGGCGGCGGGCGATCCTCGCGACGGCCGCCGCGATGCTGGCCGAGATGCCGGTCGCAGACGTCAGCCTCAACGAGCTGAGCCGCCGCGTCGGCCTGGCGAAGTCGAACGTGCTGAACTACTTCGACTCCCGCGAGGCCGTCCTGCTCGAGCTGTCGAGCACGGAGCTCGCGGCCTGGGTGGCGGACCTGGACGACATGGCCGGCGACGCGCTGCCCGAGCTGTCGACCAGCGAGCGCGCAGAGCAGTTGATCTCCGCCATCGTCGGCACACTGGCGGAGCGGCCGGTGCTCTGCGACCTGATCAGTGCACAGGCAGGAGTCCTGGAGCGCAACATCACGACCGAGACGGCGCTCGCCTTCAAACGTTCGGCTGCCGAGAGCTTCGTGCAGATGATCAAGGTCGTCGCCGGCGTGCTGCCGGAGCTCGGCGAGCACGGAGCGGGGCAGTTCATCGCCACGGCAAGCCTGTTGGCGGGCGCGATCTGGTCCCACTCGCATCCCGTCCCAGCCATCCTTGCCGCTTACGAGGCCGATCCGGCTCTCGACGCCATCCGGATGAACTTCGAGCCGGCCCTCACCGAGTCCCTCCGCACCTTGCTGTACGGCGCACTCCCCCGCCTCACGGAGTGA
- a CDS encoding HAD family acid phosphatase — MAFRSWRRPSRRMVLTSVAAVAMTSVVGGVAYSAGAANPQPAIQTSTPHSEKQVTNIDVLRQQLRNYYGDPLGSGTFADTSNYAKEARSVAAAGTRYLSAPHHTRKTKAILLDVDDTSLATWNYEIFSNWAFNPTTNADYVLNQRFPAVPGMVDLVKTAEREGYAIFFLTGRGAAQEQATLGNLTSDGIGVDAGYPKPTALSNGEDGLFTKPAVADYPAYLKTACAADLNGSCTTIHYKSATRAHIESLGYDIVANFGDQFSDLKGGFADRTFKLPNPNYYLP; from the coding sequence ATGGCATTCCGTTCCTGGCGCCGGCCGTCCCGCCGGATGGTTCTGACCAGCGTCGCCGCGGTCGCGATGACATCTGTCGTCGGTGGGGTCGCGTACTCGGCCGGCGCCGCGAACCCGCAGCCGGCCATCCAGACGTCGACGCCGCACAGTGAGAAGCAGGTCACCAATATCGACGTACTGCGTCAGCAGTTGCGCAACTACTACGGCGACCCGCTCGGCAGCGGCACGTTCGCGGACACCAGCAACTACGCCAAGGAAGCCCGCTCGGTGGCCGCCGCGGGCACGCGATACCTCTCGGCGCCGCACCACACCCGCAAGACCAAGGCGATCCTGCTCGACGTCGACGACACCTCGCTGGCGACCTGGAACTACGAGATCTTCAGCAACTGGGCGTTCAACCCGACGACGAACGCGGACTACGTGCTGAACCAGCGGTTCCCGGCCGTGCCGGGCATGGTCGACCTGGTGAAGACGGCCGAGCGCGAGGGGTACGCGATCTTCTTCCTGACCGGCCGCGGCGCCGCGCAGGAGCAGGCGACGCTGGGCAACCTGACCTCGGACGGCATCGGCGTCGACGCCGGCTACCCGAAGCCGACGGCGCTCAGCAATGGTGAGGACGGCCTGTTCACCAAGCCGGCCGTCGCCGACTATCCGGCCTACCTGAAGACGGCCTGCGCGGCGGACCTGAACGGCTCGTGCACGACGATCCACTACAAGTCGGCGACCCGCGCGCACATCGAATCGCTGGGCTACGACATCGTCGCGAACTTCGGCGACCAGTTCTCCGACCTCAAGGGCGGCTTCGCGGACCGCACCTTCAAGCTCCCGAACCCGAACTACTACCTGCCCTGA
- a CDS encoding GNAT family N-acetyltransferase, whose protein sequence is MTVTVRPAVAGDADAVAGIWYSGWRDGHLGHVPDELVAFRTEESFGTRAAQRVADTTVALVGDEVAGFVIVVGDEVEQVYVSRDHRGSGVAGTLLTEAERQVNANGHKEAWLAVATGNARARRFYERSGWSDGGEFDYPAAVEGGTVPVPCHRYVKPV, encoded by the coding sequence ATGACTGTGACGGTGAGACCTGCTGTTGCCGGCGATGCGGATGCTGTGGCGGGGATCTGGTACTCCGGTTGGCGGGACGGGCATCTCGGGCATGTGCCGGACGAACTGGTCGCGTTCCGCACCGAGGAATCGTTCGGCACGCGTGCCGCGCAACGGGTCGCGGACACGACCGTTGCCTTGGTCGGGGACGAGGTCGCGGGGTTCGTGATCGTGGTGGGGGACGAGGTCGAGCAGGTGTACGTGTCGCGCGATCATCGTGGATCGGGAGTAGCCGGGACGCTACTCACCGAAGCCGAACGGCAGGTGAATGCCAATGGACACAAGGAAGCCTGGCTTGCGGTGGCGACCGGGAACGCCCGGGCGCGCCGCTTCTACGAGCGCAGCGGCTGGTCGGACGGCGGCGAGTTCGACTACCCGGCCGCAGTAGAAGGCGGCACGGTACCCGTGCCTTGCCATCGCTACGTGAAGCCTGTCTGA
- the metH gene encoding methionine synthase — MSEAALRDLLDQRVAILDGAWGTMLQGAKLKPADYQGDRFGDHTHDVTGDPDLLNLTRPDVILDVHRQYLAAGADITTTNTFTATSIGQADYGLQDYVREMNVAGARLARQAADEFATPDRPRFVAGSIGPLNVTLSLSPRVEDPSYRAVTFEQVKAAYAGQIAALAEGGVDLLLIETIFDTLNAKAAVTAAREVAPDLPLWISVTIVDLSGRTLSGQTVEAFWSSVEHAKPLVVGVNCSLGAAEMRPHVADLARFADTYVASHPNAGLPNAFGGYDETPAETAAMLEEFAQSGLVNIVGGCCGTTPAHIKQIAAAVDGMTPRTVVPADHTTRFSGLEPFKISADTGFVMIGERTNVTGSARFRRLIEGDDHQAAVDVALEQVRGGANLLDVNMDADLLDSEQAMTTFLNLIATEPEVARIPIMIDSSKWTVLEAGLKCVQGKGVVNSISLKEGEEEFLERARRIRDYGAGAVVMAFDEQGQADTVERKVAICGRAYDLLTGIGFPPEDIIFDPNVLAVATGMSEHNGYANNFIEALPLIKERCPGVHISGGISNLSFSFRGNDIVREAMHSAFLYHAGKVGLDMGIVNAGQLAVYEDIPKDLLELVEDVIFNRRDDATDRLVAFAENVKGKGTKRELDLTWREGTVQERLSHALVHGIVDYIEEDTEEARKQLPRPLEVIEGPLMDGMKIVGDLFGAGKMFLPQVVKSARVMKRSVAYLEPFMEAEKEQARLEGRAEMVRGQGKVVLATVKGDVHDIGKNIVGVVLGCNNYEVIDLGVMVPAARILDTAVAEGADAVGLSGLITPSLDEMVAVANEMQRRGLKLPLLIGGATTSKQHTAVRIAPAYEKTTVHVLDASRVVGVVSDLLDEDRAEQLAKSNSLEQERLREQHANKQRSPLLTLAQARANKEPVEYGELPVPAFTGLRRETPSLETLRAMIDWQFLFLAWEVKGKYPAILDNPVARELFDDANTLLDEIIANGAFAAEGVYGFWPAHSSGDDIVLDGLDASFPMLRQQTEKPAGRHNRCLADYVAPAGDHLGGFGVAIHGAEALAKSYEDSNDDYRAIMVKALADRLAEAFAEWIHLEARKAWFEPDVQPVLEDLHAERFRGIRPALGYPASPDHSEKKELFELLEAEKLGLGLTESFAMTPAAAVSGLIFASPSARYFSVGRLGRDQIEDYAVRRGLPVDEVERWLRPNLAYDPD; from the coding sequence ATGAGTGAAGCCGCGTTGCGTGATCTGCTGGATCAGCGGGTCGCGATCCTCGACGGCGCCTGGGGCACGATGCTGCAGGGCGCCAAGCTGAAGCCCGCCGACTATCAGGGCGATCGCTTCGGCGATCACACGCACGACGTCACCGGCGATCCGGACCTGCTCAACCTGACCCGTCCGGACGTGATCCTCGACGTCCACCGGCAGTACCTGGCGGCCGGCGCGGACATCACCACCACGAACACGTTCACCGCGACGAGCATCGGCCAGGCCGACTACGGCCTGCAGGACTACGTCCGGGAGATGAACGTCGCCGGCGCACGGCTGGCCCGGCAGGCCGCGGACGAGTTCGCCACCCCGGACCGGCCGAGATTCGTGGCCGGGTCGATCGGTCCGCTGAACGTCACCCTGTCGCTGTCCCCGCGCGTCGAGGACCCGTCGTACCGGGCCGTCACCTTCGAGCAGGTGAAGGCGGCGTACGCCGGGCAGATCGCCGCGCTCGCCGAGGGCGGCGTCGACCTGCTGCTGATCGAGACGATCTTCGACACCCTGAACGCCAAGGCCGCCGTCACCGCTGCGCGCGAGGTCGCGCCGGATCTGCCGCTGTGGATCTCGGTGACCATCGTCGACCTGAGTGGCCGGACGCTGTCGGGTCAGACCGTCGAAGCGTTCTGGAGCTCGGTCGAGCACGCCAAGCCGCTCGTGGTCGGCGTCAACTGTTCCCTCGGCGCCGCGGAGATGCGGCCGCACGTCGCGGACCTGGCCCGGTTCGCCGACACGTACGTCGCCTCGCACCCGAACGCAGGCCTCCCGAACGCCTTCGGCGGGTACGACGAGACGCCCGCGGAGACCGCCGCGATGCTCGAGGAGTTCGCGCAGTCGGGGCTGGTGAACATCGTCGGCGGCTGCTGCGGGACGACGCCCGCGCACATCAAGCAGATCGCGGCCGCGGTCGACGGGATGACTCCACGGACCGTTGTACCGGCCGATCACACCACCAGGTTCTCCGGCCTGGAGCCGTTCAAGATCAGCGCCGACACCGGGTTCGTGATGATCGGCGAGCGGACCAACGTGACCGGGTCGGCGCGGTTCCGGCGGCTGATCGAGGGTGACGACCACCAGGCCGCGGTCGACGTGGCGCTGGAGCAGGTCCGCGGCGGCGCGAACCTGCTGGACGTGAACATGGACGCCGACCTGCTCGACAGCGAGCAGGCGATGACCACCTTCCTGAACCTGATCGCGACCGAGCCCGAGGTGGCCCGGATCCCGATCATGATCGACAGCTCGAAGTGGACGGTTCTCGAGGCCGGGCTGAAGTGCGTGCAGGGCAAGGGCGTGGTCAACTCGATCAGCCTGAAGGAAGGCGAGGAAGAGTTCCTCGAGCGTGCCCGGCGGATCCGTGACTACGGCGCCGGCGCGGTGGTGATGGCGTTCGACGAGCAGGGCCAGGCGGACACCGTCGAGCGCAAGGTGGCGATCTGCGGCCGCGCGTACGACCTGCTGACCGGGATCGGCTTCCCGCCCGAGGACATCATCTTCGACCCGAACGTGCTCGCGGTGGCCACTGGCATGTCCGAGCACAACGGCTACGCCAACAACTTCATCGAGGCGCTGCCGCTGATCAAGGAGCGCTGTCCGGGCGTCCACATCAGTGGCGGCATCTCGAACCTGTCGTTCTCGTTCCGCGGCAACGACATCGTCCGCGAGGCGATGCACTCGGCCTTCCTGTACCACGCGGGCAAGGTCGGCCTGGACATGGGCATCGTGAACGCCGGCCAGCTGGCCGTCTACGAGGACATCCCGAAGGACCTGCTGGAGCTGGTCGAGGACGTCATCTTCAATCGGCGTGACGACGCCACCGACCGCCTGGTCGCCTTCGCCGAGAACGTGAAGGGCAAGGGCACCAAGCGCGAGCTCGACCTGACCTGGCGCGAGGGCACCGTGCAGGAGCGGCTGTCACACGCGCTGGTGCACGGCATCGTCGACTACATCGAGGAGGACACCGAGGAGGCGCGCAAACAGTTGCCGCGTCCGCTCGAGGTGATCGAGGGTCCGTTGATGGACGGCATGAAGATCGTCGGCGACCTGTTCGGGGCCGGCAAGATGTTCCTGCCGCAGGTGGTGAAGAGCGCCCGGGTGATGAAGCGCTCGGTCGCCTACCTGGAGCCGTTCATGGAGGCGGAGAAGGAACAGGCCCGGCTCGAGGGCCGCGCCGAGATGGTGCGCGGGCAGGGCAAGGTCGTGCTGGCCACCGTGAAGGGCGACGTCCATGACATCGGCAAGAACATCGTCGGCGTGGTGCTCGGCTGCAACAACTACGAGGTGATCGACCTCGGCGTGATGGTGCCGGCGGCAAGGATCCTGGACACGGCCGTTGCCGAGGGCGCCGACGCGGTCGGGCTGTCCGGGCTGATCACGCCGTCACTCGACGAGATGGTTGCCGTGGCCAACGAGATGCAGCGGCGCGGACTCAAGCTGCCGTTGCTGATCGGTGGTGCGACCACGTCGAAGCAGCACACCGCGGTCCGGATCGCACCGGCGTACGAGAAGACCACCGTGCATGTGCTGGACGCGTCGCGGGTGGTCGGTGTGGTGTCGGACCTGCTCGACGAGGACCGGGCCGAGCAGCTTGCCAAGAGCAACAGTCTCGAGCAGGAGCGGCTCCGTGAGCAGCACGCGAACAAGCAGCGCAGCCCGTTGCTGACGCTGGCCCAGGCGCGGGCGAACAAGGAGCCGGTCGAGTACGGCGAACTGCCGGTGCCGGCGTTCACCGGCCTGCGCCGCGAGACGCCTTCGCTGGAGACTCTGCGCGCGATGATCGACTGGCAGTTCCTCTTCCTGGCCTGGGAAGTGAAGGGCAAGTATCCGGCCATCCTGGACAACCCCGTCGCGCGCGAGCTGTTCGACGACGCGAACACCTTGCTGGACGAGATCATCGCCAACGGGGCCTTCGCGGCCGAGGGTGTGTACGGGTTCTGGCCGGCGCACAGTTCCGGGGACGACATCGTTCTCGACGGTCTCGACGCGTCGTTCCCGATGCTGCGGCAGCAGACCGAGAAGCCGGCCGGGCGGCACAACCGCTGCCTGGCGGACTACGTGGCCCCGGCCGGTGACCATCTCGGTGGCTTCGGCGTCGCGATCCACGGCGCCGAGGCGCTGGCGAAGTCGTACGAGGACAGCAACGACGACTACCGGGCGATCATGGTGAAGGCGCTGGCCGACCGGCTGGCGGAGGCGTTCGCCGAGTGGATCCACCTGGAGGCGCGGAAGGCGTGGTTCGAGCCCGACGTACAGCCGGTGCTGGAGGATCTGCACGCCGAGCGGTTCCGTGGCATCCGGCCGGCGCTCGGGTACCCGGCGAGCCCGGACCACAGCGAGAAGAAGGAGCTGTTCGAGCTGCTCGAGGCGGAGAAGCTGGGGCTCGGGCTGACCGAGTCGTTCGCGATGACGCCGGCCGCGGCGGTCAGCGGTCTGATCTTCGCGAGCCCGTCCGCCCGCTACTTCAGCGTCGGCCGCCTTGGTCGCGATCAGATCGAGGACTACGCCGTACGCCGAGGTCTCCCGGTCGATGAGGTCGAGCGCTGGCTCCGACCGAATCTGGCGTACGACCCGGACTAG